The Miltoncostaea oceani genome includes a region encoding these proteins:
- a CDS encoding winged helix-turn-helix transcriptional regulator, whose product MATTAPRETSPSDCPVLATARIVSGKWTLLLLRDLALGPRRFCELQRSLAGISPGTLSVRLRSLEEEGIIERREFAEMPPRVEYTLTAQGEHLVPIVDAMRAYGSRWLGADGDCDDGVRLRAVGA is encoded by the coding sequence ATGGCGACCACCGCACCGCGCGAGACGTCCCCGTCCGACTGTCCCGTCCTCGCCACCGCGAGGATCGTGTCCGGCAAGTGGACGCTCCTGCTCCTCCGTGACCTCGCCCTCGGGCCCCGCCGCTTCTGCGAGCTCCAGCGCTCGCTGGCGGGCATCAGCCCCGGGACGCTGTCCGTGCGCCTGCGCTCCCTCGAGGAGGAGGGGATCATCGAGCGGCGCGAGTTCGCCGAGATGCCGCCGCGGGTCGAGTACACGCTGACCGCGCAGGGCGAGCACCTCGTCCCGATCGTGGACGCGATGCGCGCCTACGGCAGTCGTTGGCTCGGCGCCGACGGCGACTGCGACGACGGGGTCCGGCTCCGGGCCGTCGGCGCGTAG
- a CDS encoding type IV pilus twitching motility protein PilT: protein MTADRTPPPTGDDRLRTLLAYAVERGASDLHLKVPARPVVRINGSLEPIPDLPALAAADTQRFADELLTGHDTKRAEFEENGETDLSHSREGLGRFRVNIFRQRGSVSIVLRVVPFRVLSVDDLQLPPVVSRLAEQERGIILVTGTTGSGKSTTLAAMIDRINRTSHKHVVTIEDPIEMLHVDRGSLVNQREVGLDTSSFSSALRRVLRQDPDVIMIGEIRDLITMETALSAAETGHLVLSTMHTLDATETVNRAIGFFPLHQQQQVRAMLAGTLRGIISQRLVRTVDGAGRVPACEVLVTTGRARDMILNPDETGRLHEVIREGDYYGMQTFDQSLFDHVTSGRVHLAAAMEAASSPHDFKLMLDSGAARREAAQYS from the coding sequence GTGACCGCCGATCGCACGCCCCCGCCCACCGGTGACGACCGCCTCCGGACGCTCCTGGCCTACGCCGTCGAGCGTGGCGCCAGCGACCTGCACCTGAAGGTGCCCGCCCGCCCGGTCGTCCGCATCAACGGATCGCTCGAGCCGATCCCCGACCTCCCCGCGCTCGCCGCCGCCGACACGCAGCGCTTCGCGGACGAGCTCCTCACCGGCCACGACACCAAGCGGGCCGAGTTCGAGGAGAACGGCGAGACCGACCTCTCCCACTCGCGCGAGGGCCTCGGCCGCTTCCGCGTCAACATCTTCCGGCAGCGCGGCTCGGTGAGCATCGTCCTGCGCGTCGTGCCCTTCCGGGTGCTGTCCGTGGACGACCTGCAGCTGCCGCCGGTGGTGTCGCGGCTCGCCGAGCAGGAGCGGGGGATCATCCTCGTGACCGGCACGACGGGCTCCGGCAAGAGCACGACCCTCGCCGCGATGATCGACCGGATCAACCGGACCTCGCACAAGCACGTCGTGACGATCGAGGACCCGATCGAGATGCTCCACGTCGACCGGGGGTCGCTGGTCAACCAGCGCGAGGTCGGCCTCGACACCTCCTCGTTCTCCAGCGCCCTGCGGCGGGTGCTGCGGCAGGACCCCGACGTGATCATGATCGGCGAGATCCGCGACCTGATCACCATGGAGACGGCCCTCAGCGCCGCCGAGACCGGCCACCTCGTCCTCTCGACGATGCACACGCTCGACGCGACGGAGACCGTGAACCGCGCGATCGGCTTCTTCCCGCTGCACCAGCAGCAGCAGGTGCGGGCGATGCTCGCGGGGACGCTGCGCGGGATCATCTCCCAGCGCCTCGTGCGGACCGTCGACGGCGCGGGCCGCGTGCCCGCCTGCGAGGTGCTCGTCACCACGGGACGCGCGCGGGACATGATCCTCAACCCCGACGAGACCGGGCGCCTGCACGAGGTCATCCGCGAGGGCGACTACTACGGCATGCAGACGTTCGACCAGTCGCTCTTCGACCACGTCACCTCGGGCCGGGTCCACCTGGCCGCGGCGATGGAGGCGGCGTCGAGCCCGCACGACTTCAAGCTGATGCTCGACTCGGGCGCGGCCCGGCGCGAGGCGGCGCAGTACAGCTGA
- a CDS encoding methyltransferase domain-containing protein, with the protein MSADSEAAAPPGTAAQSPAEALTEIRALVAAGTPLVGALAARFQRAVHALDPAATEDSLAVLPGNRGVHLYDTIVSWAPIVAGEQVIDLGCGSGGATRAAARATGPEGMVVGIDASPECIAEAQARTDPDLPVLYRRGDVQRLGTVPDRTFDCAIASMVLEQLDDLGPLLGEVFRVLRPGGRFVASVTAFDRLRPIDAAFMGAVIAVVGRHAPGALAGRASRASIPHEPLDQAAFKAAGLATVEEQDVQFAVVMEDLDDAWRVFSRTYIAQILDEEGQEELRRILTRRTPHTLYLPLRFLRTRRPG; encoded by the coding sequence ATGTCCGCCGACAGCGAAGCGGCCGCCCCGCCGGGGACGGCGGCCCAGAGCCCCGCCGAGGCGCTCACCGAGATCCGCGCGCTCGTCGCCGCCGGGACGCCCCTCGTCGGCGCCCTCGCGGCGCGCTTCCAGCGGGCCGTGCACGCCCTCGACCCCGCCGCCACCGAGGACTCCCTGGCCGTGCTGCCCGGGAACCGGGGCGTCCACCTCTACGACACCATCGTGTCGTGGGCGCCGATCGTGGCGGGCGAGCAGGTGATCGACCTCGGCTGCGGGTCGGGTGGCGCCACCCGCGCCGCGGCGCGCGCCACCGGCCCCGAGGGCATGGTGGTCGGCATCGACGCGAGCCCGGAGTGCATCGCCGAGGCGCAGGCGCGGACCGACCCCGACCTGCCGGTCCTCTACCGGCGGGGCGACGTCCAGCGCCTCGGCACCGTCCCGGACCGCACCTTCGACTGCGCCATCGCGAGCATGGTCCTCGAGCAGCTCGACGACCTGGGGCCGCTGCTCGGCGAGGTGTTCCGGGTGCTGCGCCCCGGCGGCCGCTTCGTCGCGAGCGTCACCGCCTTCGACCGCCTCCGGCCGATCGACGCGGCGTTCATGGGCGCCGTCATCGCCGTCGTCGGCCGCCACGCACCCGGTGCCCTCGCCGGGCGGGCGAGCCGCGCCAGCATCCCGCACGAGCCGCTCGACCAGGCCGCGTTCAAGGCGGCGGGGCTCGCGACGGTCGAGGAGCAGGACGTCCAGTTCGCCGTGGTGATGGAGGACCTCGACGACGCCTGGCGCGTCTTCTCCCGCACCTACATCGCCCAGATCCTCGACGAGGAGGGGCAGGAGGAGCTGCGGCGCATCCTGACGCGCCGGACGCCGCACACCCTCTACCTGCCGTTGCGCTTCCTGCGGACCCGCCGGCCCGGCTAG
- a CDS encoding tetratricopeptide repeat protein: MDATTPGPGPAPSPSPARRSLRRAGVILAVWVVAAGGALLVAQALDSPVGEGARDAAQPAVPGQIDDPTAGTTDGLVEGLPPLSLILDRPLPPAIAALPPIRQVAALRARAQRTATARAHVELGSVLQTLGDEVGATAAYRTALRIGGDDPAAEAGLALIEGTRSGDGPARAAARLADLVAARPRDQLLVFNQGWLEIYRRRGDSARAAWERTVELGPATRLGRVATALIASLAPPGSGRNP; encoded by the coding sequence ATGGACGCGACCACCCCGGGCCCCGGCCCCGCCCCCTCGCCCTCACCGGCCCGCCGTTCGCTGCGGCGCGCCGGCGTGATCCTCGCGGTGTGGGTCGTCGCGGCGGGCGGCGCGCTGCTGGTCGCCCAGGCGCTCGACTCGCCCGTCGGCGAGGGCGCGCGCGACGCCGCCCAGCCGGCGGTGCCCGGGCAGATCGACGACCCCACGGCCGGCACCACCGACGGCCTCGTCGAGGGCCTGCCGCCCCTGTCGCTGATCCTCGACCGCCCCCTGCCCCCCGCCATCGCGGCGCTGCCGCCGATCCGGCAGGTCGCCGCGCTCCGCGCGCGGGCGCAGCGGACGGCGACGGCCCGGGCGCACGTGGAGCTCGGGTCGGTGCTGCAGACGCTCGGCGACGAGGTCGGCGCCACCGCCGCGTACCGCACCGCCCTGCGCATCGGCGGTGACGACCCCGCGGCCGAGGCCGGCCTGGCGCTGATCGAGGGGACCCGCTCCGGCGACGGCCCCGCCCGGGCGGCGGCCCGCCTCGCCGATCTCGTCGCCGCCCGGCCCCGCGACCAGCTGCTCGTCTTCAACCAGGGGTGGCTCGAGATCTACCGTCGCCGCGGCGATTCGGCCCGCGCGGCGTGGGAGCGGACGGTGGAACTGGGACCCGCCACGCGGCTCGGCCGGGTGGCGACCGCGCTCATCGCCTCTCTCGCTCCGCCCGGTTCCGGCCGAAACCCCTAG
- a CDS encoding long-chain fatty acid--CoA ligase codes for MMDGPLTLGALLARAETIHPTRPVVSLTGGGGARRSTYGEVVARARRLAAGLRDRGIGPGDRVATLCMNHDRHLETYFAVALMGGVLHTLNPRLPVDDLAYIAADAGDRMVVADAELGEVLAALRGRVPLEHVAVVGDGVLPDGAVAFEDLLAPEGAPSAEVAADERDAVVLCYTSGTTGRPKGVLYSHRALVLHSLAGALGDAFDIREADVVMPVVPMFHVNAWGLPFTCPMVGAALVLPGRHLDPASLLAAVAAEGVTVTAGVPTVWLGMLAALDADPGAHDVSSLRTVIIGGSAPPRSLMEGLEARHGIRTVQAWGMTELSPLGTISRLPPDVPDDGSDDAWRRRGSQGRPIPFVEIRARGAEGLVPWDGVAMGELEVRGPWVASGYHGADDGDRVTPDGWFRTGDVVTIDPRGFVQITDREKDLVKSGGEWISSVALENALMDHPAVAEAAVVAVPHPEWLERPLACVVLAEGASAGADELVAHLATRFPRWWLPDAVEFIDAIPRTATGKFRKADLRERFGGGA; via the coding sequence ATGATGGACGGGCCGCTCACCCTGGGCGCGCTCCTCGCCCGCGCCGAGACGATCCACCCCACCCGCCCGGTCGTCTCCCTGACCGGTGGCGGCGGCGCGCGGCGCAGCACGTACGGCGAGGTCGTCGCCCGCGCGCGGCGGCTGGCCGCCGGCCTGCGCGACCGGGGCATCGGGCCCGGCGACCGGGTCGCCACGCTCTGCATGAACCACGACCGCCACCTCGAGACGTACTTCGCGGTCGCGCTCATGGGCGGGGTGCTGCACACGCTGAACCCGCGCCTGCCGGTGGACGACCTGGCGTACATCGCCGCCGACGCCGGCGACCGCATGGTCGTCGCCGACGCCGAGCTCGGCGAGGTGCTCGCGGCGCTGCGGGGACGGGTGCCGCTGGAGCACGTCGCCGTGGTCGGCGACGGGGTGCTCCCGGACGGCGCCGTGGCGTTCGAGGACCTGCTCGCACCCGAGGGCGCCCCGTCGGCGGAGGTCGCGGCGGACGAGCGCGACGCCGTGGTGCTCTGCTACACGTCGGGCACCACCGGGCGGCCGAAGGGCGTCCTCTACTCGCACCGCGCCCTCGTGCTGCACTCGCTCGCCGGCGCCCTCGGCGACGCGTTCGACATCCGCGAGGCCGACGTCGTGATGCCGGTCGTCCCGATGTTCCACGTCAACGCGTGGGGCCTGCCCTTCACCTGCCCCATGGTCGGCGCGGCCCTCGTGCTGCCCGGGCGCCACCTCGACCCCGCCAGCCTCCTCGCCGCCGTCGCGGCGGAGGGCGTCACCGTCACGGCGGGGGTGCCGACGGTCTGGCTCGGCATGCTCGCCGCGCTCGACGCGGACCCCGGCGCGCACGACGTGTCGTCGCTGCGCACCGTGATCATCGGCGGCTCGGCGCCGCCCCGCTCGCTGATGGAGGGGCTGGAGGCCCGCCACGGCATCCGCACCGTCCAGGCGTGGGGGATGACCGAGCTCAGCCCCCTCGGAACCATCAGCCGCCTGCCCCCCGACGTCCCCGACGACGGGTCCGACGACGCGTGGCGCCGCCGCGGGTCCCAGGGCCGGCCGATCCCGTTCGTCGAGATCCGCGCGCGGGGCGCGGAGGGCCTCGTGCCGTGGGACGGCGTCGCGATGGGGGAGCTCGAGGTCCGCGGGCCGTGGGTCGCCTCGGGGTACCACGGCGCCGACGACGGGGACCGGGTCACGCCCGACGGCTGGTTCCGCACCGGCGACGTCGTCACCATCGACCCCCGCGGCTTCGTGCAGATCACCGACCGCGAGAAGGACCTGGTGAAGTCGGGCGGGGAGTGGATCAGCTCCGTCGCGCTCGAGAACGCCCTGATGGACCACCCCGCCGTCGCGGAGGCCGCGGTGGTCGCCGTGCCGCACCCCGAGTGGCTCGAGCGCCCCCTCGCGTGCGTCGTGCTCGCCGAGGGCGCGAGCGCCGGCGCCGACGAGCTCGTCGCCCACCTCGCGACCCGCTTCCCGCGGTGGTGGCTGCCCGACGCCGTGGAGTTCATCGACGCGATCCCGCGGACGGCGACCGGCAAGTTCCGCAAGGCCGACCTGCGGGAGCGGTTCGGCGGGGGCGCCTAG
- a CDS encoding sigma-70 family RNA polymerase sigma factor, with protein sequence MTVSEMVELEEVQALLTRGQEQGFLSIDEVAKSVEGVSLDEGAAEDLYRHLDEVGVELIEESEARDRLAAIAEAADKPPRKLNLKADTSTDALQLFLKDVGRVPLLTAKQEVELAKLIELGDLQAKKKMVEANLRLVVSIAKNYRNQGLAFLDLIQEGTLGLVRAAEKFDYRKGFKFSTYATWWIRQAVARAIADKGRTIRMPVHVVEKLNKINRAERKLVSELGREPSIAEIADAVKLPEPEVESIKRSAQTPVSLEKPVGDDEESEFGQFLADDKAIAPEAAAETVLRNEALRDVLNSLSYRERRVLELRYGLGGEHPRTLDEVGRTFNVTRERIRQIENQSLQKLASLAEAQRLRDVA encoded by the coding sequence ATGACGGTGAGTGAGATGGTCGAGCTGGAAGAGGTCCAGGCTCTCCTGACCCGTGGTCAGGAGCAGGGCTTCCTCAGCATCGACGAGGTCGCGAAGTCGGTCGAGGGCGTGTCCCTCGACGAGGGCGCGGCGGAGGACCTGTACCGTCACCTCGACGAGGTCGGGGTGGAGCTGATCGAGGAGAGCGAGGCGCGTGACCGCCTCGCCGCGATCGCCGAGGCGGCCGACAAGCCGCCCCGCAAGCTCAACCTCAAGGCGGACACCAGCACCGACGCGCTGCAGCTCTTCCTCAAGGACGTGGGCCGGGTCCCCCTGCTCACGGCCAAGCAGGAGGTCGAGCTCGCGAAGCTCATCGAGCTGGGCGATCTCCAGGCCAAGAAGAAGATGGTCGAGGCCAACCTGCGGCTCGTGGTCTCGATCGCGAAGAACTACCGCAACCAGGGCCTCGCCTTCCTGGACCTGATCCAGGAGGGGACGCTCGGGCTGGTCCGCGCGGCGGAGAAGTTCGACTACCGCAAGGGCTTCAAGTTCTCGACCTACGCGACCTGGTGGATCCGCCAGGCGGTGGCCCGCGCCATCGCCGACAAGGGCCGGACCATCCGGATGCCCGTGCACGTCGTGGAGAAGCTCAACAAGATCAACCGCGCCGAGCGCAAGCTCGTCAGCGAGCTGGGCAGGGAGCCGTCGATCGCCGAGATCGCCGACGCCGTCAAGCTGCCGGAGCCCGAGGTCGAGTCGATCAAGCGGAGCGCGCAGACCCCGGTCTCGCTGGAGAAGCCGGTCGGCGACGACGAGGAGTCGGAGTTCGGCCAGTTCCTCGCCGACGACAAGGCCATCGCCCCCGAGGCGGCGGCCGAGACGGTCCTCCGCAACGAGGCGCTCCGCGACGTCCTGAACTCGCTGAGCTACCGCGAGCGGCGCGTCCTGGAGCTGCGGTACGGCCTGGGCGGAGAGCACCCGCGCACGCTCGACGAGGTCGGGCGGACGTTCAACGTCACGCGCGAGCGGATCCGGCAGATCGAGAACCAGTCCCTGCAGAAGCTGGCGAGCCTCGCCGAGGCCCAGCGCCTGCGCGACGTGGCGTAG